DNA sequence from the Sinorhizobium sp. RAC02 genome:
TGCACCCTTGATGTGCATCTGGGCGACGTAGTCGGTCAGAGAGGCTTTTGCCAGGTCTTCAGGGCCTCGGCGCCACTGTCGCTGAGGCCGTAAAGCCCCTTGTCGACCTTCTCGAACCAGCCGTAATAGTTCTTGAGCAGGATCTGCCCGGCGGTGACGGTCACGGTTTTCAGATCGCGCGGCCGCAGCGGTCCGTCGGCAAGGGCGGCGGCGCAGGCCAGCGCCTGCTGGCGATAAGCTGTCATGATCGGAACCTTTGTCGAGCCGCCTAGCGCTGGATCGCCGATGCGCTTGCGGTGTTCCCTGACCAGCCGCGTGCGGCGTTTCGGATTGGTGCGCGGCATGGGCGAGACGGAACTGACGAGAATGCTCACCTCGCCCTTGTCGGACACGCCGAGCATTCCCAATCCCAGCCGCCGGCAGAGATCGCGGTAGCGCTTGTCGCCCTCGCGCCCGCGCCCCTTGGCGGAGATGCGCGCGGCAATCCACACTTCGTCCGAAACGGCGGCGCGGTCCACCGCCTGCAGGATCAGCTCCAGATTGAAGGCGAGCTTCAATTCGCAGATGACCACCACAGTTGGATCACCCTCGCTCAACCCGACCAGATCGCAGCGGCCAATCTCACCCTTGACGGTATAGCCGGCGCTTTCGAGAAAGGTTTTGACGGGCAGGTAGAGTGAGGTTTCCATGTCGGCCGGGAATCAGTTGCAGACCCGTTCCGATAGCACAGTTTCGCCCCGTTTTGCCGCCCACGCGCTTTCTTCTATGGCCGGATCTCGAGGTCCTCTTGCAGGCGCACCAGCTCGAAATCGCTGATCAGAACATCAATGCGCATCTGCCATTTACCGGCCAGGGGAAGCACGACGTCCGTGGCGTTCCAAGTGCCATCCGGCCGTAATTCGGCTTTCCGGCGCATCGGCTCAACGCCGGCCTGACGATTCGAGAAGACGAAGACGACCTCTTTCGGGGTGAGCGGCGTGAAATCGGGGGAAAGGACGAGGGCAGAAACCGCGACCGGCCCGGCGCGTCCCGGGGTGACGATGACCTCCGCCATCGCCTTGTCCGAATGGATATGGACCGAAACGGGCTGGGCGGCGGCCATCGCAAGCGCGCGGGGCGGCGGCGTGAACCGCCACGCCGCGGCGACGGCAAAAATCGCCAGAACGATCAGCATTTCGGCAACGATTACCCGGCCAAGACGCCGCGCCGCTTGCCGGTCCCCCACCATGGCGGGTCCGGTGTGGCCCCAGCGATTGACGGCGGCCAGTGAAAACAGAACGACCAGCAAGGCCAGCTTTGCCAGCAGCACCTTGCCATACGCGGTGGACAAGAGCGCCGCAGGCTCACGAACCTGAACCGCGGCCAGCAGCACGCCAGCGACAACGAGGACGATAACGCAAAGCGGGATCAGCCGGGAGAAGCGGCGGAGTGTCTGGCGACCGGCGTCGACGTCTCGCCGCAGGGCGCATGCCAGCGGCAGGAGCGCGCCGATCCAGATCGCAATCGTCACCGCATGCAGAAAGACGGCCGGTCGCATCAGCCATTGCGGTGCCGCCGCGCTGGCATGGCCGTTCAGCGCCAATGCGCCGCTGCCCGCAAGCAAGGCCAAAAGAGACAGCCCGCGGCGCGGCGCGGCGCCCCTGGCACGCATTGCGACGAGCGCCAGACAGAACGCTGCCGAGAGAAGCAGGACCGTCGCGCCAAAACTCGTCTCCATGCCGGCCGTCCACACCGCCCGGTCGAAGAGACCGGCGAGCGGCACGCCTAGTGCATCAAGCCCTTGCAAGCCGAGGGAAAGCACAGTCGCGGCCAGCCCGAGCAGCGTTGTCGCCACGACAAGTCGCGGGCCACTGTCCGTTCCGGGGATCAGCCAGTGAAGGACAAAAATCCCACCGATGCCGAAGAAAAGGCCGGCATAAATGACGACCTTCGCCAGCCAAAGCGCGGTTTTCACCGGCCCGTCCGCCGCCTCTTCGGCCGCTTGCGGCGCGTTGCCCGCGACGCCGATCGAAAACAGCGTGGAGCCTGCCACCGGATGCCCATCCTCGGACACAACGCGCCAGGTGAGCACGTGGGTTCCGGTCGCGAGATCCTCGGGGACCTTGATTTCCAGCGTGCGGTCGCGAAGGGTAAACGTGTCAAGCACTCGTGCCTGCCCATCGGGCAGGACGAGCTTCAACACGAGTGGCGAAACCGGTTCGCTGAAGGACAGCGACAGGGTTTTCGGCGGCGTATCGATCACCGCGCCGTCGGCCGGAACCGCCCCCGTCAGCGAGGCATGCGCGAATGCCGCCGCCGTCAGGCAGCACCAGAGGATGCCGGCAAGAAATGCCAGAAGGCCGGTTCGACCGGGGCTGCGGTTGCGCACGAACACTCTCCGAAGGCTAGGTTCGGCCGGCGCCCGACGGCGCCGGCCTTTTGGAGGCTCAATGACCGCTGACGGCCTCAAGCAGCTTCACACCGGGCGCGGGAAGCTCAAGATCGTCCACCGACTGGCCGTCTGCCGGTCGCTCGATCCAGCGTTCGGCCAAGCCATCCGGGCATTCCTGCACAACCGGGAAATAGAGCGTCTCGCCTGCCTTCAGGTCCTTCGTCAGATAGGCCCGCAGTACGAATTCGTCATATTCGTCGTCGCCAAGGCTCCCACCGCTCCAGACGATCTCCTTCACTCCTTCGCCTGTCGGCGTGCCGTAGTAGTCATAGGATTTTGCATAGGCGCCCTTGACCTTTTCCAGCGTCCAACCGGCCTTCGGCTGCGGCTTGACCGCGATCACGCCCTCGGGGATCTGCACCCGCACGACAGTCGTCGGCTTGCCTTCGCAGCCATGCGGCACCTGGAAGATTGCCCGGTAGGTCGAGCCGACGGGGGCTTCCTTCAGTTGCAGCGAAACGTGGGCAAGGGCGGTGCCCGCGCCAAGCGTCAGGACGGCAAGAGCGGTAAGCGTTCTTTTCAGCATTGTCAGTCTCCAATGGAACCGGCCAGCAGCCGGCAGGAATATTTGGATCGGTTGAAGTTGGGGCTGCACGCATCGCCGTCGGCGACAAGACGGATGATAGCCGGCAGCCGCATGGAGCCGCATTCGAGGCAAGTCATC
Encoded proteins:
- a CDS encoding DUF2161 family putative PD-(D/E)XK-type phosphodiesterase: METSLYLPVKTFLESAGYTVKGEIGRCDLVGLSEGDPTVVVICELKLAFNLELILQAVDRAAVSDEVWIAARISAKGRGREGDKRYRDLCRRLGLGMLGVSDKGEVSILVSSVSPMPRTNPKRRTRLVREHRKRIGDPALGGSTKVPIMTAYRQQALACAAALADGPLRPRDLKTVTVTAGQILLKNYYGWFEKVDKGLYGLSDSGAEALKTWQKPL
- a CDS encoding CopD family protein, with the protein product MIDTPPKTLSLSFSEPVSPLVLKLVLPDGQARVLDTFTLRDRTLEIKVPEDLATGTHVLTWRVVSEDGHPVAGSTLFSIGVAGNAPQAAEEAADGPVKTALWLAKVVIYAGLFFGIGGIFVLHWLIPGTDSGPRLVVATTLLGLAATVLSLGLQGLDALGVPLAGLFDRAVWTAGMETSFGATVLLLSAAFCLALVAMRARGAAPRRGLSLLALLAGSGALALNGHASAAAPQWLMRPAVFLHAVTIAIWIGALLPLACALRRDVDAGRQTLRRFSRLIPLCVIVLVVAGVLLAAVQVREPAALLSTAYGKVLLAKLALLVVLFSLAAVNRWGHTGPAMVGDRQAARRLGRVIVAEMLIVLAIFAVAAAWRFTPPPRALAMAAAQPVSVHIHSDKAMAEVIVTPGRAGPVAVSALVLSPDFTPLTPKEVVFVFSNRQAGVEPMRRKAELRPDGTWNATDVVLPLAGKWQMRIDVLISDFELVRLQEDLEIRP
- a CDS encoding YcnI family protein — translated: MLKRTLTALAVLTLGAGTALAHVSLQLKEAPVGSTYRAIFQVPHGCEGKPTTVVRVQIPEGVIAVKPQPKAGWTLEKVKGAYAKSYDYYGTPTGEGVKEIVWSGGSLGDDEYDEFVLRAYLTKDLKAGETLYFPVVQECPDGLAERWIERPADGQSVDDLELPAPGVKLLEAVSGH